The Deltaproteobacteria bacterium genome segment CAAGGTACGGTAGGCCCCCCTGTGCCCCCGGTCGCCGGGCGAATACCGCAGCAGCCCGGTGTGGAATTCCAGCAGAAGCTCCCGGGAAAGCGGCCGTTGCTCCCGGCCGTCGAAGATCGCCTTGAGAATCTGCGCATACCCCGCCGCGGAATAGCGGCGCAGCTCCTCCGCCTGCGCCGGGGTCATCGCAAGCGCCGTCCCGACCCCGCGCCGCGGGAATCCGACCCAGTCGATCCCGATGGAGGCCTTCGCCGACTGCGCGATCGTCCGCTTCCGCAGGCCGGCAAGCCATGAAGGCGGGGGCTGGAATTTCCCCCTCCACCAACCCTTGCTCTCGTCGATTTCGGAGATGCCCGCGAGAAGCGCCGGCCAGGAAGGCGGCAGGACCGATCGGAGCTGGCTGTCGAGCCGTTTTTCCAGTACCAACCCCCGGAAGGTGGAATAATACCCGATTATACCCGATTGTCCCCTCTTGTCTTGACCTTAACGGGAGAACGGGTAGAGTCGGTCCGTGAGAGGCGCCCGGGGCGGCGTCAGTATAGTTGCCTGCGAAAGCAGAGGAGGGGAATCATGGCGTTGACGGAGAGACTCGAGATCATCTTTCAGGACGTCGTCAAGCGGAATCCCGGCGAGGCCGAATTCCACCAGGCGGTGAAGGAAGTGCTCGAATCCCTGGGGCCGGTCCTGGTCAAGTATCCGGAATTCACCGAGGCCAAGATCATCGAGCGGATCTGCGAACCGGAGCGGCAGACCATCTTCCGGGTGCCTTGGCAGGACGACAAGGGCGTGGTGCACATCAACCGCGGCTTCCGCGTCCAGTTCAACAGCGCCCTCGGGCCCTACAAGGGGGGCTTGAGGTTCCACCCGTCCGTCTACCTGGGGATCATCAAATTCCTGGGCTTCGAGCAGATCTTCAAGAATTCCCTGACGGGGCTGCCGATCGGCGGCGCGAAGGGCGGGTCCGACTTCGATCCCAAGGGGAAGTCCGACGGCGAGGTGATGCGGTTCTGCCAGAGCTTCATGACTGAGCTTTGGCGGATTATCGGCGAGCACACCGACGTTCCGGCGGGCGACATCGGCGTGGGGGGCCGTGAAATCGGGTTCCTCTTCGGGCAGTACAAGCGGTTGACGAACAAGTTCGAGGCGGGCGTACTCACGGGGAAGGGGCTCGTGTACGGCGGCAGCCAGGTGCGCACGGAGGCAACCGGCTACGGCTGCACTTACTTCGTGAACGAGATGCTGGCAAGCAAGAAGAACGGGTTCAAGGGGAAGAAGGTCCTCGTCTCCGGATCGGGAAACGTCGCCATCTACACGCTGGAGAAGGTGCACCAGCTCGGCGGGAAGGTCGTCGCGATGAGCGATTCGAACGGCGTGATCCACGACGACAAGGGGATCAACCTCGAAACGATCAAGCAGCTTAAGGAAGTGGAGCGCCGGCGGATCAAGGAGTACTGCGATTACCACAAGGGCTCCCGATACATCCCCAACGGCAACATATGGGACATCCCCTGCGACGTCGCGTTCCCGTCGGCCACCGAGAACGAGATCACCGGGAAGGACGCCAAGAAGCTGGTGAAGAGCGGCTGCATCGCCGTCGGCGAGGGAGCGAACATGCCGACCACTCCCGAAGGGGTGCATGTCTTCATCTCGGCGGGGATCCTCTACGGGCCGGGGAAGGCGGCCAACGCAGGCGGCGTTGCGACCTCGGGGCTCGAAATGCAGCAGAACGCCAGCCGGGAGGCCTGGGGGTTCGAAGAGACGGACATCAAGCTGCAGCAAATCATGCGGAACGTCTACGCGCTCTGCTCTGAGGCGGCGGAGGAGTTCGGAGCGCCCGGGAACTTCGTCGTTGGCGCGAACATTGCCGGCTTCATCAAGGTCGCCCGCGCCATGATCTCGCACGGGATCGTGTAACGGCGGATTTGCAAGCGGAATAAGGGCCGCGTCATCACTGCGCGGCCCTTTCTTTTGTGTCGGGGAGAGCTCCGAACCCGGTGGTAAAATGAAAAGTTAATATTGCCGGGGGGGAGCGATGACCACCATCTCACTTCTGTTCTGCTCCAACATCTTCATGACGTTCGCCTGGTACGGGCACCTGAAGGACATGAACACCAAGCCCTTGATGCTTGCCATCCTGGCGAGCTGGGGGATCGCCTTTTTCGAGTACGTCCTCCAGGTGCCCGCCAACCGCATCGGCTATCAAAGCTTTACCTTGCCGCAGCTCAAGGTGATCCAGGAAGTGATCACGATGATCGTCTTCGCCGGGTTCGTCACGTTCTACATGCGGCAGCCGCTCAAGCTCGACTACCTTTGGGGCGCTCTTTGCCTCGTAGGGGCGGCCTACTTCATGTTCCGGTCGGCGTAGCCCGCGGATATAATGTGCGCAAAGCCCGCATGAAAAGGGGAGTGCCATGCTCGTAGGCAGGCGGATGACGAAGGACCCGAAGACGGTGTCGCCGGAGGACACGCTGGCGCGGGCGGCCGGCATCATGCGGGAACTGAGGATCAACCATCTTCCGGTCGTGGAAGGGGGAAAGCTGGTCGGGATACTGACCGACACCGACCTGCGGAACGTATCACTTACGGGGGAACCGGAGGCAGGCGGGGCCAGACCGCCGGACCGACGCGTGCGCGAGGTGATGAAAACGGATGTCTGGTCGCTCACTCCCGAAGACGCGGTTGAGGACGCCCTGCTCATCATCCGGCGGAAGCGGTTCGGGGCGCTTCCGGTGCTCTCGGGGGACCGGCTTGTCGGCATCATCACCAAGATCGACCTGCTGAACGCCGTGATCGACGTCCTGAACCTGGAGGAAGTGGGGGTGCGGATCGAGGTTTCCTTCCCGCGGAGCATGGACCGGTTCGAGGAGCTTATGTCCTCCCTCGCCGGGATGTCGGTCAAGGTGCGAAGCTGCATCGTTACGCCGGACGAGGATTCGGACAGGATGACCGCGCTCATACGGCTCGACACGATCGAAGGCCAGAAGGTGATCTCCGCCTTGCGCGCAAAAGGGTTCGACGTGCCGGGAAGGGCGGAGCTTTCCTGAATAAGGTTGAGTAATACCCGGAGTTAACCCGCAATTCTCACCACGCTTCTGCTGCGGCGGCGGATACGGGCATGTCTACTGCGTTGCGCTCGGTCGGGCTCCTCGACGTAGTGTCAACTACGCCTGCGGTGCCCTCGGTCGCGACGCCTTGTAGCCATACCCGTCTCCACCGTCTCGCGACGAACCGTGGTGAGAAATGCGGGTTAACCCGCTCCAATAAGTCTACGCAGCACGTATGGCAGGATCCCGCCGTGGAGGTAGTAGCGCACCTCCTCGGGCGTGTCGATGCGTGCGACCGCCGGAAAAGATATTTCCCTTCCATCCAGGCATGCGTGCACCGTCAGCCTTTTCCGCGGAACGAGCTCTACGGCGATCCCCTCGACGGAAAAAAGTTCCTTTCCCGTAAGTCCGAGACGATCCCGGTCGGCCCCGTCCGCGTAGGTGAGCGGAAGTATGCCCATGCCGACGAGATTGCTCCGGTGGATCCTCTCGAAGCTTTCCGCCAGGACCGCCCGTACGCCGAGGAGCATCGGCCCCTTGGCCGCCCAGTCCCGTGAAGAGCCGGAGCCGTACTCCTTTCCGGCGAGCACCAGAAGGGGTACGCCTTCCCGCGCATAGCGCATT includes the following:
- the gdhA gene encoding NADP-specific glutamate dehydrogenase — its product is MALTERLEIIFQDVVKRNPGEAEFHQAVKEVLESLGPVLVKYPEFTEAKIIERICEPERQTIFRVPWQDDKGVVHINRGFRVQFNSALGPYKGGLRFHPSVYLGIIKFLGFEQIFKNSLTGLPIGGAKGGSDFDPKGKSDGEVMRFCQSFMTELWRIIGEHTDVPAGDIGVGGREIGFLFGQYKRLTNKFEAGVLTGKGLVYGGSQVRTEATGYGCTYFVNEMLASKKNGFKGKKVLVSGSGNVAIYTLEKVHQLGGKVVAMSDSNGVIHDDKGINLETIKQLKEVERRRIKEYCDYHKGSRYIPNGNIWDIPCDVAFPSATENEITGKDAKKLVKSGCIAVGEGANMPTTPEGVHVFISAGILYGPGKAANAGGVATSGLEMQQNASREAWGFEETDIKLQQIMRNVYALCSEAAEEFGAPGNFVVGANIAGFIKVARAMISHGIV
- a CDS encoding DMT family protein, with protein sequence MTTISLLFCSNIFMTFAWYGHLKDMNTKPLMLAILASWGIAFFEYVLQVPANRIGYQSFTLPQLKVIQEVITMIVFAGFVTFYMRQPLKLDYLWGALCLVGAAYFMFRSA
- a CDS encoding CBS domain-containing protein, whose product is MLVGRRMTKDPKTVSPEDTLARAAGIMRELRINHLPVVEGGKLVGILTDTDLRNVSLTGEPEAGGARPPDRRVREVMKTDVWSLTPEDAVEDALLIIRRKRFGALPVLSGDRLVGIITKIDLLNAVIDVLNLEEVGVRIEVSFPRSMDRFEELMSSLAGMSVKVRSCIVTPDEDSDRMTALIRLDTIEGQKVISALRAKGFDVPGRAELS